A genome region from Glutamicibacter arilaitensis Re117 includes the following:
- the lgt gene encoding prolipoprotein diacylglyceryl transferase: protein MALAAQLALALPASIPSPLPEFSKISIGPLTIHAYALCILAGILIALWLTNKRLTARGGNSDMLWDIAIWTIPFGIIGGRLYHVLITDPMYYLGIGEQQAHLAEIPQIWLGGLGIMGAVSLGALGAWIGCRKSGIRLSAFVDAAVPGLLLAQAAGRWGNWFNQELFGAPTTLPWGLEIDPSSYNFPAGLPADTLFHPTFLYESLWNILGAIVLIGLDKKFKLRRGALFCCYMIWYGIGRTFTESLRLDPAEIIAIGPLALRVHQWLAIGIVIAGVIALVFVLGKLRGQQADPFYLPGKEPAVLAAAAEATEATEAGKASKVGEAPASNASEKTQARSTSEPDAEGN from the coding sequence ATGGCCCTGGCTGCACAGCTGGCGCTGGCCCTGCCCGCCTCCATCCCTTCGCCGCTACCGGAGTTCTCCAAGATTTCGATCGGCCCGCTGACCATCCACGCGTACGCGCTGTGCATCTTGGCTGGCATCCTGATCGCGCTGTGGCTGACCAACAAGCGGCTGACCGCGCGCGGGGGCAACTCCGATATGCTCTGGGACATCGCCATCTGGACGATTCCCTTCGGCATCATCGGCGGCCGGCTCTACCACGTGCTGATCACCGACCCGATGTACTACTTGGGGATCGGCGAGCAGCAAGCCCATCTGGCTGAGATTCCGCAGATCTGGCTGGGTGGGCTGGGCATCATGGGAGCGGTGTCGCTCGGTGCCTTGGGCGCGTGGATCGGCTGCCGCAAATCCGGCATCCGGCTCTCGGCGTTCGTTGATGCGGCCGTACCAGGTCTGCTGCTGGCTCAGGCTGCCGGACGCTGGGGCAACTGGTTCAACCAGGAACTCTTCGGTGCGCCGACCACCTTGCCGTGGGGCTTGGAGATCGACCCGTCCAGCTACAACTTCCCGGCCGGGCTGCCCGCCGATACGCTTTTCCACCCGACCTTCTTGTACGAGTCACTGTGGAATATTCTTGGCGCCATCGTGCTCATCGGGTTGGATAAGAAGTTCAAGCTGCGCCGCGGTGCGCTGTTCTGCTGCTACATGATTTGGTACGGCATCGGCCGTACCTTCACCGAGTCGCTGCGGCTGGACCCGGCCGAAATCATTGCCATCGGCCCGCTGGCACTGCGTGTGCACCAGTGGTTGGCGATCGGTATCGTAATCGCTGGCGTCATCGCCCTGGTCTTCGTGCTGGGCAAGTTGCGGGGGCAGCAGGCAGATCCGTTCTACCTGCCTGGCAAGGAACCAGCCGTGCTGGCCGCGGCTGCTGAAGCAACCGAAGCAACCGAAGCTGGCAAGGCAAGCAAGGTGGGCGAAGCACCAGCTTCCAACGCCTCGGAGAAGACCCAGGCACGATCTACGTCTGAACCGGACGCTGAAGGCAACTAG
- the trpA gene encoding tryptophan synthase subunit alpha, translated as MTRVTSAEKIAAARAEGRPALIGYLPAGFPDVQTSIDAAVALAENGVDVIEIGIPYSDPVMDGAVIQEATVQALANGFKVPQIFEIVRGITERTNAAVMVMTYWNPVLRLGVDEFSRRFAEAGGAGLITPDLVPDEADEWLAASEKYGLERVFLIAPSSTEDRVQRTVDASSGFVYCVSLMGVTGARTEVSSAAQAVVDAAHNAGAENACVGLGVSRREHVEEIGAYADGVIVGTALVAALRDGGVKAVGALAAELSGRA; from the coding sequence ATGACCCGCGTGACCAGCGCCGAGAAGATCGCCGCAGCCCGCGCCGAGGGCCGTCCGGCCCTGATCGGCTACCTGCCGGCCGGCTTCCCCGACGTCCAAACCAGCATTGACGCCGCCGTGGCCCTGGCCGAAAACGGGGTGGATGTCATCGAGATCGGCATTCCGTACTCCGACCCGGTCATGGACGGCGCAGTCATCCAGGAAGCCACCGTGCAGGCACTGGCCAACGGCTTCAAGGTTCCGCAGATCTTCGAGATCGTGCGCGGCATTACCGAACGCACTAACGCCGCAGTGATGGTCATGACCTACTGGAACCCGGTACTGCGCCTGGGCGTGGACGAGTTCTCCCGCCGCTTCGCTGAAGCCGGCGGCGCCGGGCTAATCACCCCGGACCTGGTCCCGGATGAAGCCGACGAATGGCTGGCAGCCAGCGAAAAGTACGGCCTGGAACGCGTCTTCCTGATCGCGCCATCCTCGACCGAAGACCGCGTCCAGCGCACCGTGGACGCTTCTTCCGGATTCGTCTACTGCGTGTCGCTGATGGGCGTGACCGGTGCCCGCACCGAGGTATCTTCCGCCGCCCAGGCCGTGGTGGATGCAGCGCACAACGCCGGCGCCGAAAACGCCTGCGTAGGCTTGGGTGTTTCGCGCCGCGAGCACGTCGAGGAAATCGGCGCCTACGCTGACGGAGTGATCGTGGGCACCGCACTGGTGGCCGCCCTGCGTGACGGGGGAGTGAAGGCAGTGGGCGCACTGGCCGCTGAACTGAGCGGACGCGCCTGA
- the trpB gene encoding tryptophan synthase subunit beta, with amino-acid sequence MSTSDNSETGQSIDAQSLRHASGPYFGAYGGRWMPESLMAAMDELNETFEAAKNDPEFIAQVKDLNKNYSGRPSLLTEAKRFSEQYCGGVRIFLKREDLNHTGSHKINNVLGQALLAKRMGKTRIIAETGAGQHGVASATAAALMGLECVVYMGAEDTRRQALNVARMRLLGATVIPVTVGSQTLKDAINEALRDWVANVDNTHYLLGTAAGGAPFPAMVRYFHEVIGDEAREQILAQAGRLPDAVTACIGGGSNAIGIFHGFLDDKDVEIYGFEAGGDGVDTDRHAATITLGRPGVLHGAKSYLMQDEDGQTVESHSISAGLDYPGVGPEHAYLADIGRVAYEPVTDTEAMDAFKALCRTEGILPAIESAHALAGTIRIAQRKIAEGAVPEETIIIANLSGRGDKDVGTAAAWFNMIDEKDAEAEIAAATAQHSGSQNSKEK; translated from the coding sequence ATGAGCACTTCGGACAATTCCGAGACCGGCCAGTCGATCGATGCACAGTCGTTGAGGCACGCAAGCGGCCCGTACTTTGGTGCCTACGGTGGACGATGGATGCCCGAATCCCTCATGGCCGCCATGGACGAGCTGAACGAGACCTTCGAAGCGGCCAAGAACGATCCCGAGTTCATCGCCCAGGTCAAGGACCTGAACAAGAACTACTCGGGCCGTCCCTCCCTGCTCACCGAAGCCAAGCGCTTCTCCGAGCAGTACTGCGGCGGGGTGCGCATCTTCCTCAAGCGCGAAGATCTGAACCACACCGGCAGCCACAAGATCAACAACGTGCTCGGCCAGGCATTGCTGGCCAAGCGCATGGGCAAGACCCGCATCATCGCCGAAACCGGAGCGGGCCAGCACGGCGTCGCCTCGGCTACCGCCGCGGCCCTGATGGGCTTGGAGTGCGTGGTCTACATGGGCGCCGAAGACACTCGCCGCCAGGCGCTGAACGTTGCCCGGATGCGCCTGCTCGGCGCCACCGTCATCCCGGTGACCGTTGGCTCGCAGACGCTGAAGGACGCGATCAACGAAGCCTTGCGCGACTGGGTCGCGAACGTGGACAACACCCACTACCTGCTGGGCACCGCCGCCGGCGGCGCACCATTCCCAGCCATGGTCCGCTACTTCCACGAGGTCATCGGCGACGAGGCCCGCGAGCAGATCCTGGCCCAGGCCGGCCGCCTGCCAGACGCGGTCACCGCCTGCATCGGCGGCGGCTCGAACGCCATCGGCATCTTCCACGGCTTCCTGGATGACAAGGACGTGGAAATTTACGGCTTCGAAGCTGGCGGCGACGGCGTAGACACCGACCGCCACGCCGCAACCATCACCCTGGGCCGCCCGGGCGTGCTGCACGGCGCGAAGTCCTACCTGATGCAGGACGAAGACGGCCAGACTGTCGAATCGCACTCCATCTCCGCAGGCCTGGACTACCCGGGCGTCGGCCCGGAGCACGCCTACCTGGCAGACATCGGCCGCGTAGCCTACGAACCGGTCACCGACACCGAAGCCATGGACGCCTTCAAGGCGCTATGCCGCACCGAGGGCATCCTGCCGGCGATCGAATCCGCGCACGCCCTGGCAGGCACCATCCGCATTGCCCAGCGCAAGATCGCCGAAGGCGCCGTGCCCGAAGAGACCATCATCATCGCGAACCTCTCGGGCCGCGGCGACAAGGACGTGGGCACCGCAGCGGCCTGGTTCAACATGATTGACGAAAAGGACGCGGAAGCCGAAATCGCCGCCGCGACCGCGCAGCACTCCGGCTCGCAGAATTCGAAGGAGAAGTAG
- the trpC gene encoding indole-3-glycerol phosphate synthase TrpC, with amino-acid sequence MTVLDDIIAGVREDLGARRAITSLEAIKAAAAQAAPALDAFAALGGHADQAARDTTLRVISEVKRKSPSKGALADIPAPAVLAAEYQAGGASVISVLTEARRFGGSLEDLDAVRAAVQIPVLRKDFTVDEYQIYEARAHGADLVLLIVAALNDDLLASFLELTHQLGMNALVETHTEEEIARAVKAGAKIIGVNVRNLKTLDVDPATFGKLAPLLPAQAVIVAESGVESIDQVAQYGAAGADAILVGEALVKHADPRATVAAFITAGTEAKPQR; translated from the coding sequence TTGACTGTTCTTGATGACATCATCGCGGGCGTCCGGGAAGACCTGGGCGCCCGTCGCGCAATCACCAGCCTGGAAGCGATCAAGGCGGCAGCAGCCCAAGCCGCCCCGGCACTGGACGCATTCGCCGCTTTGGGCGGCCACGCGGACCAAGCAGCCCGCGACACCACCCTGCGGGTGATCTCCGAGGTCAAGCGCAAGTCCCCATCCAAGGGCGCACTGGCTGACATCCCGGCGCCGGCGGTGCTGGCCGCCGAATACCAGGCCGGTGGCGCCTCGGTGATCTCGGTGCTGACCGAAGCACGCCGCTTCGGCGGTTCGCTGGAGGATCTGGATGCCGTGCGCGCCGCGGTGCAGATCCCGGTGCTGCGCAAGGATTTCACCGTCGATGAGTACCAGATCTACGAGGCCCGCGCCCACGGTGCTGACCTCGTGTTGCTCATTGTTGCGGCGCTAAATGATGATTTGCTGGCATCTTTCCTAGAATTGACCCACCAGCTGGGAATGAACGCCCTGGTGGAGACCCACACCGAGGAAGAAATCGCCCGTGCCGTCAAGGCCGGGGCGAAGATCATCGGCGTGAACGTGCGCAATCTGAAGACGCTGGATGTCGATCCGGCCACCTTCGGCAAGCTCGCCCCGCTGCTGCCTGCCCAGGCAGTCATCGTCGCCGAGTCCGGTGTGGAATCCATCGACCAGGTCGCCCAATACGGTGCGGCCGGTGCCGATGCCATCCTGGTTGGCGAGGCGCTGGTGAAGCATGCCGATCCGCGCGCTACGGTCGCCGCGTTCATCACCGCTGGTACCGAGGCCAAACCGCAGCGCTAG